In Parasphingorhabdus halotolerans, a single window of DNA contains:
- a CDS encoding cupin-like domain-containing protein has translation MNKIAFTPETVSSFSQAYPETPNKLRHDLCDHPLLQLPALVDLATRLRSDHVEHNQGDLPIGIAPEDVPTPALDVAETIRSIEESGSWMALKFIENVPEYHDLLIETLAAIEPAVRGKTGAMNKLEGFIFVSSPGAVTPFHFDPEHNILLQIRGNKVLTLFPADDENIVAPQNHEAFAYGEHHRNLEWRDEVSALGNPMSLSPGDALYVPVKMPHWVKNGSEVAISLSVTWRSEWSVAESDARALNALIRKVGISPTTPGRWPASNAGKSLAFRALRKAGVTKLARSLLN, from the coding sequence ATGAATAAAATTGCATTCACTCCCGAGACCGTATCGAGCTTTTCTCAAGCCTATCCCGAGACGCCCAATAAACTTCGGCACGACCTGTGCGATCATCCTTTGCTACAGTTACCGGCACTGGTTGATCTGGCAACGCGGCTGCGGTCGGACCATGTCGAACATAATCAGGGCGATCTGCCCATCGGCATCGCACCAGAAGACGTGCCGACACCAGCGCTCGATGTTGCGGAGACTATTCGCTCGATCGAGGAGTCCGGTTCCTGGATGGCGCTCAAGTTCATTGAGAATGTACCGGAATATCATGACTTGCTGATAGAAACGCTCGCCGCAATTGAGCCTGCCGTGCGAGGCAAAACGGGTGCCATGAACAAGCTGGAAGGCTTTATCTTCGTCTCGTCTCCGGGCGCTGTGACCCCGTTTCATTTTGATCCGGAGCACAATATTTTGCTGCAAATCCGCGGGAACAAAGTCCTGACGCTGTTCCCCGCTGATGATGAGAATATAGTCGCCCCGCAGAACCATGAAGCCTTTGCCTATGGTGAGCATCATCGCAATCTCGAATGGCGCGATGAGGTATCGGCTCTTGGAAATCCCATGTCTCTATCGCCAGGAGATGCCCTCTATGTCCCGGTTAAAATGCCGCATTGGGTTAAGAACGGATCCGAAGTCGCAATCTCTCTCTCTGTCACATGGCGTTCGGAATGGAGTGTCGCTGAATCCGACGCGCGCGCCTTGAACGCGCTGATCAGGAAAGTCGGAATCTCACCCACAACCCCGGGACGCTGGCCCGCCAGTAATGCCGGAAAATCCTTGGCTTTCCGGGCACTGCGCAAAGCAGGCGTAACCAAGTTAGCGCGATCACTGCTGAATTGA